One Aerococcus urinaeequi DNA segment encodes these proteins:
- a CDS encoding YihY/virulence factor BrkB family protein: MKEKLKDRIIPMTLASVNQANIAGSAAEMSYYFLLSLFPLLMMIANIIPMLPFDPDSVVGLLETLLPDQVEPIIVPTLESYLTSDTTGALSVSFILILWSGSTAFGTVQNILNRTYGITDKPNFIVSRLFSFAIAFVLVLFAVALSVLFVFGQTLLEAVNQFIDVPMQLFGIFTSVKWPILLLVLIMVFTFIYQFIPHHKYPIKFAVPGAIVATLLSAVLSGGFSFYVNNFGGSSVSNGTIGVFIVLMIYLWLTSLVLIAGAMINHIIYRLNNVEEFIDSSPNYHTTTSASFPFMDKKTIALGTLKRQPGDIIIADNPARPQGNRD; this comes from the coding sequence GTGAAAGAAAAATTGAAAGATCGTATTATTCCAATGACCTTAGCCTCGGTTAATCAGGCCAATATCGCTGGTAGTGCTGCAGAAATGTCTTATTACTTTCTACTATCTCTGTTTCCACTATTAATGATGATTGCCAATATAATTCCGATGTTACCGTTTGATCCGGATTCAGTTGTTGGACTACTTGAAACGTTATTGCCTGACCAGGTGGAGCCTATTATTGTGCCTACTTTGGAGTCTTACCTAACATCAGACACTACAGGTGCGCTTTCAGTTTCCTTCATATTAATTCTATGGTCAGGGTCTACTGCTTTTGGAACAGTGCAAAATATTTTAAACCGAACTTACGGCATCACAGACAAGCCAAACTTTATCGTTTCTAGGCTGTTTTCATTTGCCATTGCCTTTGTATTAGTCTTGTTTGCGGTAGCTTTGAGTGTTCTTTTTGTATTTGGACAGACACTTTTAGAAGCGGTAAACCAATTTATAGACGTGCCGATGCAATTGTTTGGTATTTTTACCAGTGTAAAATGGCCAATACTATTGCTTGTTTTGATTATGGTATTTACTTTTATCTACCAATTCATTCCGCATCACAAGTATCCGATTAAGTTCGCGGTACCAGGAGCGATTGTAGCAACACTGCTTTCAGCTGTTCTGTCGGGTGGATTTTCATTTTATGTGAATAATTTTGGTGGTTCGTCAGTTTCAAACGGGACTATTGGGGTATTCATTGTATTAATGATCTACCTTTGGTTAACATCTCTCGTGCTGATTGCAGGTGCCATGATTAACCATATTATTTACCGTTTAAACAATGTGGAAGAGTTTATCGATTCGAGTCCAAATTACCATACAACAACATCTGCGAGTTTCCCTTTTATGGATAAAAAGACGATCGCATTAGGTACATTAAAGCGTCAACCAGGAGACATCATTATTGCAGATAATCCTGCGCGACCACAAGGAAATAGAGATTAA